The region caccACATTGCGACACCAAGCTAGAGACTAGTTTCTCGGCTAGAAGTTTTGcgctgagaaactcaaccACCTTGGAGTCTCGCACAGGCGCCACTGGTGCCGGCGGATATCCCGCAACCAAGAGAGATGCCTGGAAGAAGCAGGAAATGGTTTCTCACCCAACATCCTGTTGCTAGTCTAAGGATGGCGGAAACGAGGTATAAAGTCCTCTCTGCTTCTCATAGTTAGATTGTCGTGCACATCAGCCCCAGAAGGCCAACATTCGTTCATACGCCAAGATGAAGCTCACCACTTTCGCTACCTTGCTCAATATATCCGTGGTCTCAGCAATCACTCTAAATGCCAGGCAGCAATGCTCCGAGGATGACTGCTATCGTTCGGTTTGGGGTGATGGCGGTCTTGCCCGTGTCGTCCGGGCTGCGCAGGACTGTGAAGACTACCTCACCACAAGTGTGATTTGGAACCCGATGTAAGTGACGCATGCTGGCGTTTTTGTACCGAAGATACAGGGGTCTGATAATTTGTCTTAGAATCACTCTCACGGTCCTCAAGAGAACTACCTTGACTACGACGACGCCATGCCCCCCCACTGTGGGACCCAGCACAACAAGCGCAGATATATTTTCCACTTTGGCAGGGGAGAATAGACTCGTGATTCGTCAAACTCTGCCGACCGACTGGTCTACGACAACTGAATATGGAGCACAACCCCGATACGCCACACAGGCCTGCGATTCTCAACGCTACTCTTCGGCTTGTTTCTGTGCAAATATCACTGCAGGTGACGTCACTTATCTTGGAACAGTGAGTCGTTCGTGCTTGGTTTGAAAGGATATTGAACTGATTATTGTAGACTGTGACAGCTACCGCAACGACTACGCTTACTACTATAAAGACGACGGGCACCTCGTGCCCTGTTGCCCTGCCATCCTCGTCGCTCAGTGGCTCGACATCAGCAAATACGGTCCAGTCTTCGCTAGCTAGTAGCGTATCTAGTGATATGGCTTCGAGCTCTAGTGGCACGGATAGCTCATTGTCAAACCCAGCTACATCTTTACCTAGCACAGAAATATCTTCTGCACCATCGGCTGAGCCTACAAGCGCTTCAATACCAGTCAGCTCGCCAAGTGGCCCATCTATGACTTCAGAAAGCTCTGCTGTAGTAATAAGCAGCTTACCAACTAGCTCGGAGGGCCCCGGCACGAGCAACACAATGAACTCTTCGTTGTCCATGACTGTGACAAGCTCTTCAGTAGATACAACGCCGTCAGCGAGTCCCACTAATGGCACATCTTCTGGTGTTTTCAATACCACAAATAGCGCTGTGCCCACGGCTCCAGTCAGCAGCACCTTTTCTGGGTGGCTGAACACGACGAGAAGCAGTGTGCCGACGACTCCGGCCAGCAGTACATTCTCCGGGTGGCTGAATATGACAAGCAGCAGCGTACCGACGGCTTCGGCCAGCGCTACATCTCCCGGGGGATTGAATACGACAAGCAACAGTGTGCCGACGACTCCAGCAAGTAGTACATTTTCTGGGTGGTTGAACACAACGAGCAGTAGTATGCCGTCAGCTTCAGCGAGCAGTGCATCTTCTGGGTTGAATTCGACGAACAGCAGCGTGCCGACGGCTTCAGCTACCGCTATATTTTCCGGATGGTTCAACACAACAAGCAGCAGTGCGCCGTCTGCAGTCAGTAGTACATTTTCTGGGGTGAATACGACGAACGGTAGTATGCCGACAATGACAGCCAACAGCACAGAAACTCCATCGGGATCTTTCAGTAGCAGTATTTCAGCGACACCAATTTGGAGTAACTCGTCGTCATCTAGTGTCGTAACTCCAACTTGCACCGGTTCAAGCGCTTTGGCTGGTTGTACGGCGACATCTTCAGCGAACATCACAATATCATCTTCGTCTGCCGTTAGCTCAGCAATCAATACTACATTAGCAATGACGTCGACTACAACCACGATTAGTCCGACATCCGGGCCGACCCTTTGCTTCGGCCCTGGTGTCGAACTTTGCAGCGACGGAAGT is a window of Pyrenophora tritici-repentis strain M4 chromosome 2, whole genome shotgun sequence DNA encoding:
- a CDS encoding Herpes-BLLF1 multi-domain protein, producing the protein MFAEDVAVQPAKALEPVQVGVTTLDDDELLQIGVAEILLLKDPDGVSVLLAVIVGILPFVVFTPENVLLTADGALLLVVLNHPENIAVAEAVGTLLFVEFNPEDALLAEADGILLLVVFNHPENVLLAGVVGTLLLVVFNPPGDVALAEAVGTLLLVIFSHPENVLLAGVVGTLLLVVFSHPEKVLLTGAVGTALFVVLKTPEDVPLVGLADGVVSTEELVTVMDNEEFIVLLVPGPSELVGKLLITTAELSEVIDGPLGELTGIEALVGSADGAEDISVLGKDVAGFDNELSVPLELEAISLDTLLASEDWTVFADVEPLSDEDGRATGHEVPVVFIVKQAEE